One genomic window of Prochlorococcus sp. MIT 0801 includes the following:
- a CDS encoding TldD/PmbA family protein, translated as MTNSLLIKESENLLFHTFDEQLKPQVEELLSLGKSAGADLVEVFLEKSDNISLLAEQDDISNVSPSFGIGAGIRVFLGKKDGFVSTNDLTKSGLLFALNQALGMLGLAIGSRNNDKFEGLKDLKDFGSKKNDWLGHSPDLNESTLKLLEATNSLADKNKNLHVRRASYSRNWQEVLVAASDGVFSRDIRLHQTVGINVIAQKDKHRSTSARRYGSSGNPDDLRNWDIEKSSCELNESAQNMLYAGFVEAGQMPVVLANKFGGVIFHEACGHLLETTQLERGTSPFHDSINKQIANEAVSAVDEGLSNHAFGSLSMDDEGMEPQNTLLIENGILKKFLSDRAGSLRTGHPRTGSGRRQNFSFAAASRMRNTYIKQGNYSPEELIKSVDDGLYCKSMGGGSVGPTGQFNFSVEEGYLIKNGKLDKPVKGATLIGEAKEILPRISMCANDLDLAAGFCGSVSGSVNVTVGQPHIKVDSITVGGR; from the coding sequence TTGACTAATTCATTACTAATTAAAGAAAGTGAAAATTTACTGTTCCATACTTTTGACGAACAATTAAAACCTCAAGTTGAAGAATTACTTTCTCTGGGCAAATCCGCTGGAGCGGACCTAGTAGAAGTCTTTCTGGAAAAATCGGATAACATCTCCCTCTTGGCTGAGCAGGATGATATTTCAAATGTAAGTCCATCTTTTGGTATAGGAGCAGGTATTAGGGTATTTCTTGGAAAAAAAGATGGTTTTGTAAGCACAAATGATTTAACAAAATCAGGACTTCTCTTTGCCTTAAATCAAGCCCTTGGAATGTTAGGCCTCGCAATTGGTTCAAGAAATAATGACAAGTTTGAAGGCTTAAAGGATTTAAAGGATTTTGGATCAAAGAAGAATGATTGGTTAGGTCACTCGCCAGATCTAAATGAATCCACTCTTAAACTGCTAGAAGCCACAAACTCACTAGCAGATAAAAATAAAAATCTTCATGTAAGAAGAGCGAGTTATTCAAGGAATTGGCAAGAAGTTCTTGTTGCAGCTTCAGACGGTGTATTTTCAAGAGATATCCGTCTTCATCAAACTGTTGGTATAAATGTTATTGCCCAAAAAGATAAACACAGATCGACCTCTGCTAGAAGATATGGAAGTTCTGGTAATCCTGACGATTTAAGAAACTGGGATATAGAAAAAAGTTCTTGTGAATTAAATGAAAGTGCTCAAAATATGCTTTACGCAGGATTTGTTGAAGCTGGGCAAATGCCTGTGGTTCTCGCTAATAAATTTGGTGGAGTTATATTCCATGAAGCTTGTGGTCATCTACTTGAAACAACTCAATTAGAGAGAGGAACATCTCCATTTCATGACTCAATAAATAAGCAAATTGCTAACGAAGCCGTAAGTGCAGTTGATGAAGGACTTTCGAATCATGCTTTTGGGTCACTCTCAATGGATGACGAAGGAATGGAACCTCAAAACACTTTATTAATTGAGAATGGGATATTAAAAAAGTTTCTTTCGGATAGAGCTGGCTCTCTAAGAACTGGTCATCCAAGAACAGGAAGTGGAAGGAGGCAAAATTTCTCTTTCGCTGCTGCAAGTCGTATGAGAAATACATATATTAAGCAAGGTAATTATTCTCCAGAAGAATTAATTAAAAGTGTTGATGATGGTCTTTATTGTAAATCAATGGGCGGAGGCAGTGTCGGACCAACTGGTCAGTTTAACTTCTCTGTTGAAGAAGGCTATTTAATAAAAAATGGAAAACTTGATAAACCAGTTAAAGGTGCAACATTAATTGGTGAAGCAAAAGAAATACTTCCCAGAATTTCAATGTGCGCAAATGATTTAGATCTCGCTGCAGGCTTTTGTGGGTCAGTAAGTGGAAGTGTAAATGTTACTGTTGGCCAACCACATATCAAAGTAGACTCCATAACAGTAGGAGGTAGATAA
- a CDS encoding TldD/PmbA family protein: MNESITNPKISKLDPIILKKLLEKYSEELSISKWDMGASSSRDISVQVQQGNAKQLKGSQRNSMTLRVWNKNNQVGITSTSDLTSKGIKKAMKGAIEASLFGNEKESPEFSSLSKSELAEINPEISKSHTIDQLLSILKNAEKQLINTHKSIDSVPYNGLNESYMERIYINSEGANRYMNLSQSSIYLYAKAEEENKKPRSAGGIRINSNLEELDIDSCISETSDKLISHLDYKSIETNKYLVCFTPDAFLQLISAFSSMFNARSIIDGLSLMNEDSLGNQISVANLNISDEGLHPKNVGAFSFDGEGTPTQNIQLVTNGILTQLLHSEATARKFGVRPTGHAGLGAKVSVSPDWLVVSKSESELDKDESLSIKNTNKEYILIDELSAIHSGVKASQGSFSLPFDGWLVNEGKKTSIEAATVAGDILKVLSTIVKIENEQIVTHQGISPHVWVENMSITGEA; encoded by the coding sequence ATGAATGAATCAATAACTAATCCTAAAATAAGTAAGTTAGATCCAATTATATTGAAGAAACTTTTAGAAAAATACAGTGAAGAGTTATCTATTAGTAAATGGGATATGGGTGCATCATCCAGTAGAGATATATCTGTTCAGGTTCAGCAAGGAAATGCAAAACAACTAAAAGGTTCCCAAAGAAATTCTATGACCTTAAGAGTATGGAATAAAAACAATCAAGTAGGAATTACTAGTACATCCGACCTGACTAGTAAAGGCATTAAAAAAGCAATGAAAGGAGCAATTGAAGCTAGCCTTTTTGGTAATGAAAAGGAATCTCCTGAGTTCTCCTCATTATCTAAATCAGAATTAGCAGAAATTAATCCTGAAATTTCTAAATCTCATACAATTGATCAATTACTTAGTATTTTAAAAAACGCTGAAAAACAATTAATTAATACTCATAAGTCAATAGATTCTGTGCCTTATAATGGATTAAATGAAAGTTATATGGAGAGAATATATATTAATAGTGAAGGTGCTAATAGATATATGAATTTATCACAATCTTCTATATACTTGTATGCCAAGGCTGAGGAAGAAAATAAAAAACCCCGAAGTGCAGGGGGGATAAGAATAAACTCTAATTTAGAAGAACTTGATATTGATTCTTGTATAAGCGAAACGTCAGATAAGTTAATTAGTCATTTAGATTATAAATCAATAGAAACCAACAAATATCTTGTTTGTTTTACTCCTGATGCTTTTCTTCAACTAATAAGTGCATTTAGTTCAATGTTTAATGCACGATCTATTATTGATGGTCTAAGTTTAATGAACGAAGACTCACTAGGTAATCAAATTTCAGTCGCAAATTTAAACATAAGTGACGAAGGTCTTCATCCTAAAAATGTTGGAGCTTTTAGTTTTGATGGTGAAGGAACTCCAACACAAAATATCCAATTGGTCACAAATGGTATTTTGACTCAACTACTTCACTCAGAGGCAACCGCAAGGAAATTTGGTGTTAGACCTACAGGGCATGCTGGTTTAGGCGCTAAGGTATCCGTTTCTCCAGATTGGCTAGTCGTAAGCAAAAGTGAATCTGAATTGGATAAAGATGAAAGCCTAAGTATTAAAAATACAAACAAAGAATACATTTTGATAGATGAGTTATCTGCGATTCATTCTGGAGTCAAAGCTAGTCAAGGCTCTTTCTCCTTGCCCTTTGATGGCTGGTTAGTTAATGAGGGAAAAAAGACATCAATTGAAGCCGCTACAGTTGCTGGAGATATCTTAAAAGTCTTATCAACTATTGTAAAAATTGAAAATGAACAGATAGTTACACATCAAGGTATCAGCCCCCATGTTTGGGTTGAAAACATGTCAATTACTGGGGAAGCGTGA